A single region of the Candidatus Methylomirabilota bacterium genome encodes:
- the rpsP gene encoding 30S ribosomal protein S16 produces MAVHIRLRRTGTTRKPAYRVVVADSRAARDGKFIEVIGHYNPLTNPPTVKIEVERAQEWIKKGAQPSNTVKHLLARAGAAAKA; encoded by the coding sequence GTGGCAGTCCACATCAGGCTGAGACGGACGGGAACGACGCGGAAGCCGGCGTACCGGGTGGTGGTGGCGGACTCGCGCGCCGCGCGCGACGGCAAGTTCATCGAGGTGATCGGGCACTACAACCCGCTCACGAATCCACCCACCGTGAAGATCGAGGTGGAGCGGGCGCAGGAGTGGATCAAGAAGGGCGCCCAGCCGAGCAACACCGTGAAGCACCTCCTCGCCCGGGCGGGAGCCGCCGCGAAGGCGTAG
- the rimM gene encoding ribosome maturation factor RimM (Essential for efficient processing of 16S rRNA) encodes MAEAPLVAVGEVLRPYGLHGEVKVRPLTDRPWERFEGLKRCVLWEPDRDLREDCRIASSRFDGTTAFVRMQGVDSPEAARRFQGRLLAVRRDEALPLDEGQFYPWQLEGAAVETRDGRPVGRFVRVESGAQDLWVVEDGERQWLIPAVPSIVVEVSVADRHIVIDPPEGLLDL; translated from the coding sequence ATGGCGGAGGCGCCTCTCGTCGCGGTGGGTGAGGTCCTGCGGCCCTACGGGCTGCACGGCGAGGTCAAGGTGCGTCCGCTCACCGATCGGCCGTGGGAGCGCTTCGAGGGATTGAAGCGTTGCGTGCTGTGGGAGCCGGATCGCGACCTGCGTGAGGACTGCCGCATCGCCTCGTCTCGCTTCGACGGGACGACCGCGTTCGTGCGCATGCAGGGCGTGGACTCCCCGGAGGCGGCGCGGCGCTTCCAGGGGCGCCTGCTCGCGGTGCGACGGGACGAGGCGCTGCCCCTCGACGAGGGGCAGTTCTATCCCTGGCAGCTCGAAGGGGCGGCGGTCGAGACGCGCGACGGTCGGCCGGTCGGACGATTCGTCCGCGTGGAGAGCGGCGCGCAGGACCTGTGGGTGGTCGAGGACGGGGAGCGCCAGTGGCTCATCCCGGCGGTGCCCTCGATCGTGGTGGAGGTGAGCGTGGCGGATCGCCACATCGTCATCGATCCGCCGGAAGGGCTGCTCGACCTGTGA
- the trmD gene encoding tRNA (guanosine(37)-N1)-methyltransferase TrmD — MRIDIITLFPGMLEAPLAESIVGRARVRGLVDIRVHDLRAHATGRHRVTDEPPFGGGGGMILKPEPLAAAVEALKPEGADARVILLGPAGRRFSQDVARELARRSHLILLCGRYEGVDERVSGTVAQEELSIGDYVLTGGEPAALVVTDAVTRLLPGALGDGKAPARDSFARGLLEHPQYTRPETFRGVGVPAVLRSGDHARIARWRQLMSLWRTWERRPDLLETADLTPEEQKWTDGFRQGRTPADFLD; from the coding sequence GTGAGGATCGACATCATCACCCTGTTCCCCGGAATGCTCGAGGCGCCGCTCGCCGAATCCATCGTGGGCCGGGCGCGGGTCCGCGGGCTGGTGGACATCCGCGTCCACGACCTGCGCGCGCACGCAACGGGGCGGCACCGGGTCACCGACGAGCCACCCTTCGGGGGCGGCGGCGGCATGATCCTCAAGCCGGAGCCGCTCGCCGCCGCCGTCGAGGCCCTGAAGCCCGAAGGCGCCGACGCGCGGGTCATCCTGCTGGGGCCGGCCGGGCGGCGGTTCAGCCAGGACGTGGCGAGAGAGCTGGCCCGTCGGTCCCACCTCATCCTGCTCTGCGGGCGGTACGAAGGCGTGGACGAGCGGGTGAGCGGGACGGTGGCCCAGGAGGAGCTGTCGATCGGGGACTACGTCCTCACCGGCGGGGAGCCTGCCGCGCTGGTGGTCACGGACGCGGTGACGCGCCTGTTGCCCGGCGCGCTGGGGGACGGGAAGGCGCCCGCGCGCGACTCGTTCGCGCGGGGCCTGCTCGAGCATCCCCAGTACACGCGGCCCGAGACGTTTCGCGGCGTCGGCGTGCCGGCGGTGCTGCGCTCGGGCGATCACGCCCGCATCGCCCGCTGGCGACAGCTGATGTCGCTGTGGCGCACCTGGGAGCGGCGCCCCGATCTCCTGGAGACGGCGGATCTCACGCCGGAAGAACAGAAGTGGACGGACGGCTTCCGGCAAGGTCGGACACCGGCCGATTTCCTGGACTAA
- the rplS gene encoding 50S ribosomal protein L19, with the protein MEAIRIVEAGDLKKDRGGFRPGDTVKVMVKVVEGEKERLQAYEGVVIRKRGGGTGASFTVRRISYGVGVERTFPLHSPRIDKIQVMKRAAVRRSKLYYLRDLVGKAARLKEKRVSAVPASGEQSSPR; encoded by the coding sequence ATGGAAGCGATCCGAATCGTCGAGGCGGGAGATCTCAAGAAGGACCGGGGCGGCTTCCGGCCCGGGGACACCGTCAAGGTGATGGTCAAGGTCGTCGAGGGCGAGAAGGAGCGGTTGCAGGCCTACGAGGGCGTGGTCATTCGCAAGCGCGGCGGTGGTACCGGGGCCTCGTTCACGGTGCGGCGCATCTCGTACGGCGTCGGGGTGGAGCGGACGTTCCCGCTGCACTCGCCGCGCATCGACAAGATCCAGGTGATGAAGCGAGCCGCGGTGCGCCGATCCAAGCTCTATTACCTCCGTGATCTGGTCGGCAAGGCGGCCCGTCTCAAGGAAAAGCGGGTCAGCGCGGTGCCGGCGTCGGGCGAGCAGTCGAGCCCGAGGTAG
- a CDS encoding ribonuclease HII: protein MAAGAPYRFESAAWRRGVTRLAGVDEAGRGPLAGPVVAAAVVLAPGTRIAGVDDSKRVLAEERERLFEIIRASALAVSVAVVDHLTIDRINILQATRLAMAQALGSLAMEPELVLTDFVEVPGLRCPQRNLVDGDRRSASIAAASIMAKVTRDRIMEAADRDFPVYGFARHKGYATPEHRDALERHGPCSLHRQTFAGIWNQLSLFSRSELQWINADS from the coding sequence GTGGCGGCGGGCGCGCCGTACCGCTTCGAGAGCGCCGCGTGGCGGCGGGGGGTGACGCGTCTCGCCGGCGTGGACGAGGCCGGACGGGGGCCGTTGGCGGGCCCGGTGGTCGCGGCGGCGGTGGTGCTGGCGCCGGGGACGCGGATCGCCGGGGTGGACGACTCGAAGCGCGTGCTGGCGGAGGAGCGGGAGCGGTTGTTCGAGATCATTCGAGCGAGCGCGCTGGCGGTGAGTGTGGCGGTCGTGGATCACCTGACGATCGACCGCATCAACATCCTGCAGGCCACGCGGCTGGCGATGGCGCAGGCGCTGGGCTCTCTCGCGATGGAGCCGGAGCTGGTGTTGACCGACTTCGTGGAGGTGCCGGGGCTGAGATGTCCGCAGCGGAACCTGGTGGACGGGGATCGGCGCTCGGCGTCGATCGCCGCGGCCTCGATCATGGCCAAGGTGACGCGAGACCGGATCATGGAAGCGGCGGATCGCGACTTCCCGGTCTACGGCTTCGCCCGGCACAAGGGGTACGCGACCCCGGAGCACCGGGACGCCCTGGAGCGCCACGGGCCGTGCTCGCTGCACCGCCAGACGTTCGCGGGAATCTGGAACCAGCTGTCGCTGTTCTCTCGGAGCGAGCTGCAATGGATCAACGCCGATTCATGA
- a CDS encoding YraN family protein, with translation MPTDTRKITGERGEEEAARFLTRSGFSILDRNVRTRAGEIDLVAKEGKTLVFVEVKTRRDMEGDPPQAAVNTRKQNRLGKLAHGYLKLKRLRQVSCRFDVVSVIFNDEGAVKAIRHIPNAFSVSAW, from the coding sequence GTGCCCACCGATACTCGGAAGATCACCGGAGAGAGAGGCGAGGAGGAAGCGGCCCGGTTCCTCACTCGGAGCGGATTCTCCATCCTGGACCGCAACGTCCGGACCCGCGCGGGGGAGATCGACCTCGTGGCGAAGGAGGGCAAGACGCTCGTCTTCGTCGAGGTCAAGACCCGTCGGGACATGGAAGGCGACCCGCCGCAGGCCGCGGTCAACACCCGCAAGCAGAACCGGCTCGGGAAGCTGGCCCACGGCTATCTCAAGCTCAAGCGCCTGCGGCAGGTCTCCTGCCGCTTCGACGTCGTCTCGGTGATCTTCAACGACGAGGGCGCGGTCAAAGCCATCCGCCACATCCCCAACGCGTTTTCCGTCTCCGCGTGGTAG